TTATGTTGCCAGGCGTCGCTGGGTATCGCGGAGTTGTGTGTGATGGCCATGAAGGCTGAGGGTGTCTCCGAAGAGGAGGCGAGGTCTCGCATCTGGATGGTCGACTCTAAGGTATACTATCACTGTACATTTGATCATATTATAGTACAATTTAGTTGTATAACTCTGCTCATCTCGTATGATGTAGGGTCTGATAGTGCGCAACCGGCCCGAGGGCGGCCTCAACGAGCACAAGGAGAAGTTTGCGAAGGATTGCCCTCCCATCCGCACGCTGGAGGAGGTCGTCAACACTGCCAAGCCCTCCGTACTCATCGGTTAGTGCTACTTTGAGCAAAAAAagacttttaaaaatcatattaattaaaatattttaactaattccttccattttagaattatttctccaacagtttttttacttgtataaTTGTGCGCAGGCGCAGCTGCAATCCGCGGCGCGTTCACTCCGGCGATACTGCGCGCGATGGCGGACAACAACCCGCGCCCCGTCGTGTTCGCTCTCTCCAACCCCACCAGCAAGGCCGAGTGTACCGCCGAGGAGGCCTACGCCAACACTGATGTATGTCATCTTACTTACATCTTGTACTTGCTCTCATTTTAGAATATTTCTAATGTTTTGTTagttctaaattatatttgtttcgaCTGAAGATAttcaacatttataaatagatgGTACACGAACCAAATTCacaatttgttaatattgCCTTTTTTTACTGAAGTTTAGACATTTCATCATCTTTTCCCTGGCCTTTTAAATTTTGGCTTAAGATTTTACGCCGATCGCCAACCGTACTTGAGAACCACGAAGTTAACACGTTTACTTGACGATTGTCTTGTTTGGATGAATATGTTTGTAATGTCCGCTCTATAActgatttatataaatctctttgtttttgtattatttatcatGTTGTACATGTAGGAGCGCGCGATCTTCGCATCAGGTTCGCCATTCCCCGATTACCGTACAAAGGACGGGCGCGTGTTGAGGCCGGGTCAGGGCAACAACTCCTACATCTTCCCCGGTCTCGCACTCGGCATACTGTGCGCGGGACTCGTTGATGTCTCTGAGGACTTCATGCTGCTCGCCGCTGAGGTCAGGATACTTAgcctttaaatatttcaatcgcCACTAAATCGAGATAGGAAATGTTAGATAAATATTGGACTATAAGCCTTCATAAgtcatcaattattttataataacagtcATATAGGAAGATAAAGCCTGATGCTTCTCACAATATTGCACAATTTGAACTCAGTCACTCAATGACTTTGGGAAATGgtgcattttatttgataactagctgttgcccgcgactccgtccgcgcgctgtTAAAAattggggggggggtatgaaaaatagatgttggccgattctcagacctactgaatatgctcacaaaatttcatgagaatcggtcaagccgtttcggaggagtacggtgacgaaaactgtgacacgagaattttatatattagatgttgACAAAAATTAGCAATCTTTGTAATATgttgtttaactttaattatctAAAAGGTTTTTATGTAATGAATGATGTATGACTGCAGGCGCTGGCTGAGATCGTATCAGAAGATGATCTGGAGCACGGCAGTCTGTATCCTCCGCTCAAGGACATACAGAACTGCTCCGTCAAGATCGCCAAAAAGATTGTAGACCACGCGTATGAAACTGGTAAATATGTTCAATGGTCTACTTCAATTTACCAACGCCTTTGACGAAAATAAGTGTGAAAAAACTGTTTGAATTTACTCTTGTATTTCAGtggttaatattaatttatcgaCATAATCAAACGAACATATATACTAAAACCAACCAATCTGAAAGATTTCTTGATCTGAGATGGTTtagctaaatttaatttaacttacttttactttaattaaaatataaaattgttttagatcctgcagtcaaattattttaaatagttttgtgaGACTTAGTTCTAATCTCAAGGTTAACAACgggttataaataaataaatgtaaataatatcaggcaaattataaagaataatATGACCTCCTATTAagcggaaaataaaataaaatcgaagtttatttataatgtgatATGTTACAGGCAAGGCGCAAGTTCAGCCGCAGCCATTGAACACGGAGGAGTTCATCCGCGCGCAAATGTACTGCTCCAAGTACGAGCCCGCGCTCCCGCCGCGATACGTCTGGCCCAGCGACACCGCGCCCCGCGTCGACCTCGTCTAGTGCCTCACACCGCGCCTCACACGTCTCACACCGCGCCTCACACGTCTCACACCGCACCTCACACCTCTCACACCGCACCTCACACGTCTCACACCGCACCTCACACATCTCACACCGCACCTCACACGTCTCACACCGCACCTCACACCTCTCACACCGCACCTCACACGTCTCACACCGCACCTCACACATCTCACACTGCGCCTCACACGCCTCACACGTCTCACACCTCGCCTCACACACACCGCTTATGTCATAGTGTTTTGTCTCGTAACGTCAAATAATTCTGTCCGTAggttaacttttatattaggtGATGTTTTtccattattataaaatgtaaagtgAATTAATTGattcaataattttctttattgtacTTTGCAGTGTTTcatgttgttttaattatttctgttttatattagtaacgTTTTggagtaataataaaactgacaaatggtaaaaatattattgcgtGTGACAGAGACGATGAGATATATTGACTTTGCTATTGTTACGGACTATTGCTTAGCTTTCTTTGACTTGATGTTACCAGATAAAGTAGTTACAATCACAAACAGTGGGTTTTGTATTGTCGAAATACTCTTAAACATATTGACAtctttgtgtttttaatataagtatttcGGCAATCGAATTTCACAATGTGATgatatataaacaatttaatatcttacaaAGCTGACTGTTTCATATTattcttacatttatttaagtcAGCTGAAGTAACGATTTATAGGTTAGTTTTTGATTATATTCGACACATGTTACCAACGTACAAATTTTCACTTGAATTAGGGGAAATATGTTTTGTGATAAATTGTACCTAAAAGTCAGACCTAAAACATTAGTGTTTgaggttattaatttatttgcgtttaaagtttttaacttattttttggGATATTTGTCTTGACAAGTAAAAGTGTGGTTTGCACATTCCAAAGTGGTTCAACTGGaatcaacaaattatttattactattgttgaaactcaaatatttattgttttgtattattttgtaaccaaaaaagttgaaaacgtaagataatttacattaattactgCAATCAGTactttaatgatataaattggtttcttattttgttaactCCATTAAATGCATTTTAGTACTTCATGGGTGTATTCAGTACAGAAGTTTGAATTTCGCTGATGTTCCTTGAAATGTACGAGAAACGAATTTTTCAACTTATAGGTgtatgatatttatttgtaaattttaaaataaactgaaataaatataaagttgttttaatttgaaagggaagaagaaatacaaataggtacatttttttaatcagctTTGTTgcatttatgatttatttatttccccCATTTTATCGATGTACAGTCTTTGGAACACCTTaagtgatcaattattataagtaaCAACCAAAGtcgtcaaattaattgaagcatccactctgctcaaaaacatcggagcgttcacatcgtcatatatatgagtacattcaaagtgcccataattatagtaacagacatagcgtcaatagtaacgaagtaTCCaaagtatgtaaaaatatagtaattttagACGGAATTGAACTCTCTATCTCTATTTCCTTGAgatactttgaaatatactactgctgttaaattaatttgacactttttatcaacataataggttgtccAATAAGTTTGTTCCCATTTTCaataggtagcttagaatagacccgaaaatattattgaaaatatatgacatgtttacataTTCTAAGAGAGGATGacttcagccatattttgacaGATATTAGGAcacgattcgttcttttctataaatttttattaaaactgcttgagaatttttttttcccgAAAAACATAAGATGTTTTGACTACAACTGGGTCTTTCTAATGCAGTGCCACACTTGTTGccgtctatatttttaaatagaaagtgTCAATGCAGTAAATTCTTAGGTAAACAGGTTTgggtttttaatgaaaacatcATATATCCGACCGATACAGCCtttattacatacattattatttataaatacaaattgagAAGAAATGGttcacaacaaaatatttcctaGCTTAGTTAAATTGTCCGTAACGTATATATCACTGCACAGGCGTGGCTGGCACGTGGCTGGCACGCGGGTGCTACGCGGATAGCACGCGGGGGCGCGCGGGCTGCTCACCGGCTCAGCGAGTGCGAGCGCTCGCGGGAACTCTCGCCATTGCATCGCGCGCGGTCATTGCCTGCAACACAACAAACATGTCTCACACAACTATCTATTACTCTgtttccactgtcgaaacacatgtacaaaaacatgtttcctCTTTCATTCTCATTCGATTGAAACCGtaataacaatacatttttatacaagtattagGACAGTGAAAACTTATAGTCAAGACAGCGCATGTGCAATAGTAATGAAGTCTACATTTACACATTGAAAAGGCTACattcaacatttaaataatttacaatatcaaaatataatttcttttaaacgtATCCTCCTAATTGTAAATCaacttaaaatagaaaaataaaaccttcatggaaaaaaaataaaaataaaataagaaagatgCAAAACATTCTCATAATTTTagtatcattataaaaaaaatttagtttcgAACAGATTTACcagcattatttattaacaagttaatttaaaaaaaaagtgagaaAAGGGCAAAATGAATGAAACAGTTTATCAGAGCATGGCAACATAGAGCAGTGTGTCATGTGTCAGCATGTGTTACAATATATACAGCGGACAAGCGAAACAAACAAGAGCCTGACCTAAGGAACGACGGCCGAGAGAACTGGTGCCCTACAACAAACAACAATACATCATCACTGCCCACATTTACATTCACAACTTATTATTGCCaggcacaattttttttttaatatggcaacatttcaaattaaaattttcttaacaaaattaattaaattagtattattgtatttaatgaaTAGTATAAAgctaattacataattaaatatgacataATACAActtaattattgaataaattaaaaataaatagttgcataaaaactgtattattttttaacaagaaCGCGTAACCCGAAAACTCTATAAATGTAGACACTACTTGTCACTATTAGATAAAAAGCAATGCAATCACACTGCAGCAGTAGGAAatgcaaatatatttgtaatttgttaGTAAAGCTGAAttctaactaaattaattcagTTCACATTATATACAATCTATGAAAAACTTTGCCTAAAAAGActccttttaatgatatattttagtttttatattatatttttgaagatttttagttttagattCTAgagttaaaatattctttaaacaCCTATCTCTTTCTATGTCTTTGACTGAATTGGCTTTGAAAGACAAAATTACTATATCTGGATATTAAAGGTAATATTTTGATGAATGAAACTTAGCTTAAGTGTGATCACTTGTTTGTGATCTAatctataataaaactttcaacATATTGTACCCCTTGAAACGatgaaagatataaaaaaaaattactctcTATATTATTAAGAGGTTCATACATTACACGTAAcccaatgtaattttttttattgaccaAGTAATCGATAGCATTTTTATTGAGAGAGGGTTAAGACTAAAATCCTTAGTACAAAAGACAAGGTAAATCGTCGAAAGTAATATTGTATGGTTGTGTCACAAGAATCGCGTCGCGCGTAAAAACAACGTTAAATCGTCGACACAAATCGTCTATTCGGTCATTACAAGTACATATAGTAATTatgtcaactgtataaatTTGCTCCACcatattgaaaattacagCAATATTTCTCATGAAGATAAGACAAACAGGTTACGAGCGACTGACTTCGACAGATTGAAATGTCAGCGTACTGTGTACGTAACTCTATATCAGGAATCCCCaaaatattttggacaagtgaccttttttctaaaatgaactgttacttCAGACTCCATGACCAAatcttttaagatcaattattattattttcattccgacttaggtcaatagaagacagagtgagaattaccAATTTTGGCAATCCCTGCTCTACATTTTGCGTAAGTAGTTTAACGACTAAACTTGATggatttcgaagatttacgttgccttatGTACGAAggatcttaattttattttaagcaagTTACTAATTTCCATAACTAAACTGCAGTATATTTGTGTCTGTACTGCAGTATGTATGTACCGAGCCTCTGATGGTGCGGCAGTTTGCTGAAGAAGGGATGAGCGAGCGCCTCCCTGAGCGTGATGCGCTGCGCGGGCTCGTACTCCAACATGCGCGCGATCAGCTCGAACAGCTGCCGGTGCTCCTCGTTGTTGCTCTGCATGTACCTCTGTacaacacatacatacataaatacaatgCTTAAACATCTGTTCCACTAAGCGATAAGTCCTATCGCTTAGTGAAAGTGCATCAATGTGTGACAGCTGTAAGAAGTCAGTGGCAGATCGTGTACGTCTAGTGTTTAGTGGATAAAGGGTGTGTCACAATTGTTGGTATACATATAaagttagaaaataaaaacccaatctgttaatttaattcttttgcaTTTTCTTCATTGATCTAACATTTtatgatgtaataaaatttaacattcaaCTTGTTACTTGTAATGTATATTATaagctattaagtttttaagatgatgttatttttaagttatgttATAAGAATgtatatatactcgtatatgtcaaatatgttaataaacgACGCCAGTCATAGTTGTAGTTTTTCTTCAATAACAactatttcaaaaacaaaatacaagttGTGGACTttcgaaaaattaaaagacttactgacatttaaaattacttttagaataattactaatattataaatgcgaatgttttaatgaatggatggatggaggtTTGTTAGAAGACATCTCCAGAAATACATAAATctcgataaaaattaaacatagatgtagaacagtatggaagaacacatagtaaTAGTaactactaagtttttttttttaatttcacgcgggcggagtcgcgggcgacagctatatgTCAATTATATTAGTCACTACTAAAATGAATCAATAACAAtctaacaaaaaagaaaatgataaaAGCAATCTAGACTTAGATATGGTTattgttacaataaataaaaacacacgacaaataacattataatgtaaaaaaaacttgtcatCAAATAAAAAGTGGTCCATTATACAACACTTTCAAATAACGTTACATAAGTCAGTTGACGGAGACTTCACtttcacaattataaaaaaatgcaatattaaactatatttatagttatttttcaaataactataaatatataaattaaactatttatgttttttctatactttaatgaaaaaaagaaacagaCATTTCTGCATTTTtaatcaacattttaatagCATATTGCAATCTATGTTTACTTTAAAGGTAATGAAATGGAGGGCAACATTATTGATATACGTGAGTCTCGCTATAACAAAGGTATCTTAGATCTTTAGGAGGTTAGCAGAAAGAGAAATTACGCTgagagtaaaaataaaattggacaTAACTGTAGTGTATGTTTGTGTGTgagtgtgtgtttgtgtgtgtgtgtgtgtgttgtaTGACTGTGTGTATGAACTCACCAACAAAGGTTTGCAGTTTTCTCTGACGTACCGTCCCGCGGAGGACTTCTCGTCCCAGTCCAATTTGCCGTGGTAGAAATACTTTGTTCTCGTTTTACGAGCCATTCTGTAATACAACATTCGactattacataatatttattaacttattaccTTTAATACATTTAGGAAATTCATAAACTGACGTAGTTTCAATTTTCcattaacatattttcatcaGGGTTTATGTAAAACCGATGACGTTGAAttgttaactatttttttattaattttgttaaaatgtcaTTCACATTCATAATGCAATTAGGTGGAAGTTGACATAGCaatatatctacatatatgtaaCAAATTATAGGTCTTCTTAACATAGTCGACGGTGGATAGGATACTTGATCATAAATTAGAATGTACCTGTAGGGTATGGGTCCGAGGATCCTCTCCATCATGGCGAGGTGTTCGCGGTTGTCGTGCGTCTGGAAGAGCGTGATGCCGAGATGAAGCTCGAACATGATGCAGCCGATGGACCACACATCACACGGCTGCGACCATCCCAGCTCTGcaacattattataacatacaaaTCTACAATTAATAACAtcggagtgtctgtatgttacataaaaaaaacatatttcgaaAACATGATGTACTTGCGTTgcctataaatatataataaatttttgtatgtttgtacaCAAATCTGTATTtattccgggtaatctccgaaacgactcGACCAAATATTGCCGAGAAATTTACTGTAAGTTAGCTGATGTATGTTCGAATATTATAGATTAGTTTTCTTCTTTTAACTATACGCTGACAAAATCGCGGGCGATCGCTAGTTAATGACAAAAATTGACATTttcatcgaaaaaaaaatacttactaaCTGAATACTACTATAATAAGAAAGAATTTAatgaagataataatattcattatGATAGATAAAGCATttgcaattttaaacatataagcAAAAAGTAATgtagattgaatgtggatggctataaaggtaaaGGAAGAGCCAAATAGagtatgtatggattgtgtgaaagaggatattcgTAAGAAGgaggtaaattcagatatgacagctgatagagatgtatggaggagtagtactaTGCCGACCTTCCATAGGAAAAAGGgtaggttgatgatgatgacagaTAACGCATTTGCAACTCTTTAAGACATCAttcaatacattatttaaatgacaCAAAGTGATATAAGTATGTATGTACCCAGTATGACTTCAGGCGCGCGGTAATGCCTGGTGGAGACGATGGTGCTGTGGTGCTCGTGGTCGAAGGTGGCGCTGCCGAAGTCAATCAGCCGCACGTCACTGCGCTTTACACGCAACAAGTCATGTGTCTGAAAACATCAaacgttaataataataatataagcctttattcagataataaacaaacaaacataatttaacattataattaataaaaaacaataattgtcCGTGTGTCAATTTGTCAAAGGCCTCCTACATTTTGGACCACATTCTTCTGTCTCTCGCTGTTCTAGGCCACCAAACATTTCAATTCACAAATCCTTactctaatattattaaaaaaaagtttacagaTTCAATAGTAGGTATTTCCAAAACTGGTGCAGATATCTAGTTAAAATTTGATTCATAaatgaacatagtctgaaagaacacataagtaacctatgttttattaagttatttttttattattttctcatggacagagtcgcaggcgactgctagtataagtataaaaaaatcatataaaaccACTTAAAATTAGATCTTGTAAATACTTCACTATAATAAGTTCTTCAATATCTAATACTAACTTCAATATcataagattaatttaaaaacaactaaaaaagtaattaactaTGAAAATGGTGAATGTTAAAACTGTGCAGACGTTACCTTCTTACTACTATTATATACATTGACGACCTCATAGTCGCTGTCCACAAACAGGATGTTCTCCGGCTTGAGATCTGTGTGAGTTAGTTTGTTCTCGTGCAGGAAGAGCACGCTGTATATGAGCTGGTAGGAGATGTGCCGCACCTGCTCCAGCGGGTAAGGCTGATAGTTGTTGTCTTTCTGCaacaacacaacacaacacaatcaaaatatattcacaACTAAGATTCatctgataaaaaaaaaattaaaagggaaagtgaatttaacagaataaaatttttctgtttgtcccctcctctgtcaatAACCATAATACATTACATCTGAAGTTTTCTTATCCTAGATGCTTGCTAATTTTCAGACTAGCAATGACAACTTTTTGCCATTTAATTCTAtggttataaaagtaaaaaaaaagaaatcaatatttgtaaatataaaacttaccaAAAAGTCAAATACACTTTGTCCCAACATTTCAAATGCTATACACATGTGTCCGTGATATTCAAACCAATCCAGCATTTTTACACACAAACTGTaacaatacatacatacatgttaacatttaagttttgtttccatcatcataatattataaatgcgaatgtttaaatgaatggatggatggatgtttgtttaaaggtatctctgaaacggattttgataaaatttagcacaaatgtagaacatagtctggaagaacacatagactacatattacgttttttaaccAAGCGCTTACGAAGTTGatggcaacagctagtatataatatactaatacgaaactaaatatttttattgatgtatCAGATGTATCTAAACCGTGACACGTAAAATGAGAATAGATTGTTTAAGTTTGATcaacttataataataatatgaaatattgtattacatataatatatatgtattatatatataatatataatattgtataataccgtgggtttttgacaccaaaatccccgtttaaaatatacagttagcactattttgtcaaaaagaATACAGACATTTTGGTATCAGAAATCAACGGAtagtcattaaaataaacaaaatatagtataaaatGTACGTCACTAGACAAACAGATTTCTCAATACTTCGGTAGTTTTAGGTGAAAGCACATCggatgtaaataattttgctaATCAAGGTCGTTTCTAAAAATGTtcactatataaaatattcagtATTTATAAAGTGAACAGAGCTCGCTCGGACATGGCGGGggggtggtggtggtggtggggCAGAGGGGGGGTGGTATTTTTGTGTGCGT
Above is a genomic segment from Papilio machaon chromosome 9, ilPapMach1.1, whole genome shotgun sequence containing:
- the LOC106713208 gene encoding dual specificity protein kinase CLK2 isoform X5, which gives rise to MDNIFTYKQREVARSATYANPVEPTVKTCLFAFGSMFGPLLRRSILQGSVSRTWNYLSNFTQLLWCKLKYLRELRMPRTRRKHYASHSRSPSRTYEAKRRRIDDSTREDSGYRKRSRSRERDSSEHSWRRRNERSKRSHHRRSPTSHRRRRHHRDESSPRSPPDQSSRARSSVKDDKDGHLVYWPGYVMGARYKIIDTLGEGTFGKVVEVKDLEMEHRMALKIIKNVEKYREAAKLEINVLEKLAEVDPDCKHLCVKMLDWFEYHGHMCIAFEMLGQSVFDFLKDNNYQPYPLEQVRHISYQLIYSVLFLHENKLTHTDLKPENILFVDSDYEVVNVYNSSKKTHDLLRVKRSDVRLIDFGSATFDHEHHSTIVSTRHYRAPEVILELGWSQPCDVWSIGCIMFELHLGITLFQTHDNREHLAMMERILGPIPYRMARKTRTKYFYHGKLDWDEKSSAGRYVRENCKPLLRYMQSNNEEHRQLFELIARMLEYEPAQRITLREALAHPFFSKLPHHQRLGNDRARCNGESSRERSHSLSR